Proteins encoded by one window of Modestobacter marinus:
- a CDS encoding biopolymer transporter Tol has product MTREVERTDDGRWIVVDGRRWRTADPALPDDVRARLLHHLGVARSAVRTSRGDDDAVAAARARVQLAKTGLGERGPAWWDQDDAERRARWESALAQLET; this is encoded by the coding sequence ATGACCCGCGAGGTCGAGCGCACCGACGACGGCCGCTGGATCGTCGTCGACGGGCGGCGGTGGCGGACCGCCGACCCTGCGCTGCCGGACGACGTCCGGGCCCGGCTGCTGCACCACCTGGGGGTGGCCCGGTCGGCGGTGCGGACCAGTCGTGGGGACGACGACGCGGTGGCCGCCGCCCGGGCCCGGGTGCAGCTGGCCAAGACCGGGCTCGGCGAGCGCGGCCCGGCCTGGTGGGACCAGGACGACGCCGAACGCCGCGCCCGCTGGGAGAGCGCACTGGCCCAGCTGGAGACCTGA
- a CDS encoding NAD-dependent protein deacetylase — MTAATPTVEGLSELADLLADGGAVVLSGAGLSTDSGIPDYRGATGSLRRHTPMTYQTFTRDPRGRHRYWARSYVGWRQIERARPNAGHRAVAALQQGGAVGEVITQNVDGLHQAGGARDVLELHGGLDRTVCLACGDVADRAALDVRLRLANPGFRPEATDEVNPDGDVELPEEELDGFVMVDCLACGGGPLKPDVVFFGETVPRDRVDACFGLVDAARSLLVLGSSLTVMSGYRFVIAAAKRGIPVAIVNSGPTRGDAKASLKVDAPLGAVLPELARRLA, encoded by the coding sequence GTGACCGCAGCGACCCCCACCGTCGAGGGCCTCTCCGAGCTCGCCGACCTGCTGGCTGACGGTGGCGCCGTCGTCCTGTCCGGCGCCGGGCTGTCCACCGACTCCGGCATCCCCGACTACCGCGGCGCCACCGGTTCGCTGCGCCGGCACACGCCGATGACCTACCAGACCTTCACCCGGGACCCCCGCGGCCGGCACCGCTACTGGGCGCGCAGCTACGTCGGCTGGCGGCAGATCGAGCGCGCCCGCCCCAACGCCGGGCACCGCGCCGTCGCGGCGCTGCAGCAGGGCGGGGCGGTCGGTGAGGTGATCACCCAGAACGTCGACGGGCTGCACCAGGCCGGTGGCGCCCGCGACGTGCTGGAGTTGCACGGCGGGCTCGACCGCACGGTCTGCCTGGCCTGCGGGGACGTCGCCGACCGGGCGGCCCTCGACGTCCGGCTGCGGCTGGCCAACCCGGGCTTCCGCCCGGAGGCCACCGATGAGGTCAACCCCGACGGCGACGTGGAGCTGCCCGAGGAGGAGCTCGACGGGTTCGTGATGGTCGACTGCCTGGCCTGCGGCGGGGGGCCGCTCAAGCCCGACGTCGTCTTCTTCGGCGAGACCGTGCCCCGCGACCGGGTCGACGCCTGCTTCGGCCTGGTCGACGCGGCGCGGTCGCTGCTGGTGCTCGGCTCCTCGTTGACCGTGATGAGCGGCTACCGGTTCGTCATCGCCGCCGCCAAGCGCGGCATCCCGGTCGCGATCGTCAACTCGGGGCCGACCCGCGGCGATGCGAAGGCCTCGCTCAAGGTCGACGCCCCGCTGGGCGCCGTGCTGCCCGAGCTGGCCCGCCGGCTGGCATGA
- a CDS encoding ion channel codes for MTGWWWDVLGVAIVAFAVVDEVRTTLAVASGPGPLTRLLTRVAWRLTRRPAVAESTLVRFVGGPGVVLIGATLASWFSLLWIGWSLVFLGDDEAVVGSSSGAPASVWERFYFAGYNVATLGNGGFQPAGAGFQLATMASALSGMLLITLGVSYLTSVISAVVGKRSFASQVTGFGSTGAEMAAGLATPGTAFPAVVSLSSLSSALTTLGQQHRAYPLLHAYRPRTPELGTAPAVAVLLDAVLALSSAADPADRPPAGLRRSVLSSVQVYVAHAPTAGGDQAPPAPALEAAELDRQGLAVDPERLAEQTAACAELRDELSRRITAASYDWPGTRPS; via the coding sequence ATGACCGGGTGGTGGTGGGACGTCCTCGGCGTGGCCATCGTGGCGTTCGCCGTGGTCGACGAGGTGCGGACCACGCTCGCGGTGGCCAGCGGTCCCGGCCCGCTGACCCGGCTGCTCACCCGCGTCGCGTGGCGGCTGACCCGCCGGCCCGCCGTCGCGGAGTCGACCCTGGTGCGCTTCGTCGGCGGCCCCGGGGTGGTCCTGATCGGCGCGACGCTCGCGTCCTGGTTCTCGCTGCTCTGGATCGGCTGGTCTCTGGTCTTCCTCGGGGACGACGAGGCGGTGGTCGGCTCCTCGAGCGGTGCGCCGGCCTCGGTGTGGGAGCGGTTCTACTTCGCCGGCTACAACGTCGCCACCCTGGGCAACGGCGGTTTCCAGCCCGCCGGCGCGGGGTTCCAGCTGGCCACCATGGCCTCCGCGCTCAGCGGGATGCTGCTGATCACGCTCGGGGTCTCCTACCTGACCTCGGTGATCTCCGCGGTGGTCGGCAAGCGGAGCTTCGCCTCGCAGGTCACCGGGTTCGGCAGCACCGGCGCCGAGATGGCCGCCGGCCTCGCCACGCCGGGGACGGCGTTCCCCGCCGTGGTCTCCCTGTCCTCGCTGTCCTCGGCGCTGACGACGCTGGGGCAGCAGCACCGCGCCTATCCCCTGCTGCACGCCTACCGCCCGCGGACGCCGGAGCTGGGCACGGCACCGGCGGTCGCGGTGCTGCTCGACGCGGTGCTGGCGCTCTCGTCCGCGGCCGACCCGGCCGACCGCCCCCCGGCGGGGCTGCGCCGATCGGTGCTCTCCTCGGTTCAGGTGTACGTCGCCCACGCGCCCACGGCCGGAGGCGACCAGGCGCCCCCGGCGCCGGCACTGGAGGCGGCCGAGCTGGACCGGCAGGGCCTGGCCGTCGACCCCGAGCGGCTCGCCGAGCAGACGGCGGCCTGCGCCGAGCTGCGCGACGAGCTGTCGCGACGGATCACCGCGGCCAGCTACGACTGGCCGGGCACCCGCCCGTCCTGA
- a CDS encoding SRPBCC family protein translates to MGQVVATAEQLVHAPADVVRAALADYEVTRPKVLPEQYSQYRVDAGGQGAGTKVHWRLQATSKRVREQDVVVTTGPDGALVESDANSSMVTTWTVHPADAGSSTVRGRTTWTGASGIGGFFERTFAPKGLARIQGAMLTRLDQELSAR, encoded by the coding sequence ATGGGTCAGGTCGTCGCCACCGCAGAACAGCTCGTCCACGCACCGGCGGACGTCGTCCGCGCGGCGCTCGCCGACTACGAGGTCACGCGCCCGAAGGTGCTGCCCGAGCAGTACAGCCAGTACCGGGTCGACGCCGGTGGGCAGGGCGCGGGCACGAAGGTGCACTGGCGCCTGCAGGCGACCTCCAAGCGGGTCCGCGAGCAGGACGTCGTCGTCACCACCGGTCCGGACGGCGCCCTGGTGGAGAGCGACGCGAACTCCAGCATGGTCACCACCTGGACCGTGCACCCGGCCGACGCCGGGTCGAGCACCGTGCGCGGCCGCACCACCTGGACCGGGGCGAGCGGCATCGGCGGCTTCTTCGAGCGCACCTTCGCGCCCAAGGGGCTGGCCCGCATCCAGGGCGCCATGCTGACCCGGCTGGACCAGGAGCTCTCCGCCCGCTGA
- a CDS encoding response regulator transcription factor, producing MSTPMASTPRGVTRVLILADAPVLRRGLVGMINETAGMQAVGTPGEPRRALTLAETARPDAVVVELGTGRAATLNAVRDLRRRFPQLAVVALATSEDPGVVNEALAAGVRGYLLMNTSPTLLGWAVLAARAGRTVVDPQIRRGEGAEAPVSRELTPEVPLTRRESDVLDELLQGQSNRAIGKNLFISEDTVKSHVKAILRKLGARDRAHAVSLVLSARNPGCSCGAHRLTEAPADV from the coding sequence GTGTCCACCCCGATGGCCAGCACCCCCCGCGGCGTCACCCGCGTCCTGATCCTGGCCGACGCCCCGGTGCTGCGCCGTGGGCTGGTCGGCATGATCAACGAGACCGCCGGCATGCAGGCGGTGGGCACCCCCGGGGAGCCGCGCCGCGCGCTGACCCTGGCCGAGACCGCCCGCCCGGATGCGGTGGTGGTGGAGCTGGGCACCGGCCGGGCGGCCACGCTGAACGCGGTGCGGGATCTGCGCCGCCGGTTCCCGCAGCTGGCGGTGGTGGCGCTGGCGACCTCGGAGGACCCGGGTGTGGTCAACGAGGCGCTGGCGGCGGGGGTGCGGGGGTATCTGCTGATGAACACCTCCCCGACGCTGCTGGGCTGGGCGGTGCTGGCCGCGCGTGCTGGGCGGACGGTGGTGGACCCGCAGATCCGTCGCGGTGAGGGTGCTGAGGCGCCGGTGTCGCGGGAGCTGACCCCGGAGGTGCCGTTGACCCGCCGGGAGTCCGACGTGCTGGACGAGTTGCTGCAGGGGCAGTCGAACCGGGCGATCGGGAAGAACCTGTTCATCTCCGAGGACACGGTGAAGTCCCACGTGAAGGCGATCCTGCGCAAGCTGGGTGCCCGCGACCGGGCCCACGCGGTCTCCCTGGTGTTGTCGGCCCGCAACCCCGGCTGCAGCTGTGGTGCGCACCGGCTCACCGAGGCCCCGGCCGACGTCTGA
- a CDS encoding ABC transporter ATP-binding protein, translated as MTLQADRVVWHRGGALVVDEVTLSPAPGTTIGLLGPNGSGKSSLLRLLSGTARPDSGVVTLDGAELSSLARRDIARAVAVVSQHADTDVDIRVRDVVRLGRIPHRGAFGSASATRDETAVAEALRHTGLTAKADQHWHTLSGGERQRAHIARALAQEPRELLLDEPTNHLDIRHQLELLSLVSRLPVTSVIALHDLNLAATFCDEVIVLERGRAVAGGPPREVLTAELIARVYGVRAQVGVTGRGRLTVLFEPGRLEESDELTPDGAPPVW; from the coding sequence GTGACCCTGCAGGCCGACCGGGTGGTGTGGCACCGCGGCGGGGCGCTCGTCGTCGACGAGGTGACCCTGAGTCCCGCGCCGGGGACGACGATCGGCCTCCTGGGGCCGAACGGCTCGGGGAAGTCCTCGCTGCTGCGGCTGCTCAGCGGCACGGCCAGGCCCGACTCCGGGGTGGTCACGCTCGACGGTGCCGAGCTCAGCTCCCTGGCCCGCCGGGACATCGCCCGCGCCGTGGCCGTGGTGAGCCAGCACGCCGACACTGACGTCGACATCCGGGTGCGGGACGTCGTGCGCCTGGGGCGGATCCCGCACCGTGGTGCCTTCGGCAGCGCCTCGGCGACCCGCGACGAGACGGCCGTCGCCGAGGCGCTCCGGCACACCGGGCTCACCGCGAAGGCCGACCAGCACTGGCACACCCTCTCCGGAGGTGAGCGCCAGCGCGCGCACATCGCCCGGGCGCTCGCCCAGGAGCCGCGCGAGCTGCTGCTGGACGAGCCGACCAACCACCTCGACATCCGGCACCAGCTGGAGCTGCTGTCGCTGGTCTCCCGGCTGCCGGTCACCAGCGTCATCGCCCTCCACGACCTGAACCTCGCGGCGACCTTCTGCGACGAGGTGATCGTCCTCGAACGCGGCCGGGCGGTGGCCGGGGGCCCGCCGCGGGAGGTGCTCACCGCGGAGCTCATCGCCCGGGTCTACGGAGTCCGGGCGCAGGTCGGCGTGACCGGGCGCGGGCGGCTCACCGTGCTGTTCGAGCCGGGCCGGCTGGAGGAGTCGGACGAGCTCACCCCGGACGGTGCGCCGCCCGTCTGGTGA
- a CDS encoding FecCD family ABC transporter permease, whose amino-acid sequence MTSPVTDGTGPGGARTTRSPLRVVLLLAVGIIAVALSVGVAITLGPADVSLVNVRDVLLNHLGLADVPVRVVKDAIVWEERLPRALTAAAAGAGLGICGAVMQSLLRNPLADPFLLGISSGASTGAVVIGVLGVGGSVLGLSGGAFVGALVAFVLVMLLARLAGGGTDRVILAGVASTQLFSALTSFLIFAFADADETRGVLFWLLGSLEGVRWDDVALCGVVVLVGIALCLAHAHALDAFSFGDEIAASLGIAVTRVRWGLLVLTALITATLVSVTGAIGFVGLVLPHAARFLFGPRHAGLIPATALIGAVFMVWVDAVSRVAFQPTPLPVGVGTALVGVPAFVLILVRKRRAL is encoded by the coding sequence GTGACGTCGCCCGTCACCGACGGGACCGGCCCCGGGGGTGCACGCACCACCCGGAGCCCGCTCCGGGTGGTGCTGCTGCTCGCCGTCGGCATCATCGCGGTCGCGCTGTCGGTGGGGGTGGCGATCACGCTCGGGCCGGCGGACGTCTCGCTGGTCAACGTGCGGGACGTGCTGCTCAACCACCTCGGGCTGGCGGACGTCCCGGTGCGCGTAGTGAAGGACGCGATCGTCTGGGAGGAGCGGCTGCCCCGCGCGCTCACCGCGGCGGCGGCCGGTGCCGGCCTGGGCATCTGCGGTGCGGTGATGCAGTCGCTGCTGCGCAACCCGCTGGCCGACCCGTTCCTGCTGGGGATCTCCTCCGGCGCCTCGACCGGCGCGGTGGTGATCGGCGTCCTGGGCGTCGGTGGTTCCGTGCTCGGGCTGTCCGGCGGGGCGTTCGTCGGCGCGCTGGTGGCGTTCGTGCTCGTCATGCTGCTGGCCCGGCTGGCCGGCGGCGGCACCGACCGGGTGATCCTGGCCGGCGTGGCGAGCACCCAGCTGTTCTCCGCGCTGACCTCCTTCCTCATCTTCGCCTTCGCCGACGCCGACGAGACCCGCGGTGTGCTGTTCTGGCTGCTGGGCTCGCTCGAGGGCGTCCGCTGGGACGACGTGGCCCTGTGCGGCGTCGTCGTGCTGGTGGGCATCGCGCTGTGCCTGGCCCACGCCCACGCCCTGGACGCCTTCTCCTTCGGTGACGAGATCGCCGCGTCGCTGGGCATCGCCGTGACCCGGGTGCGGTGGGGGCTGCTCGTGCTCACCGCGCTGATCACCGCGACGCTGGTGAGCGTCACCGGCGCCATCGGCTTCGTCGGCCTCGTGCTCCCGCACGCCGCGCGGTTCCTGTTCGGACCCCGGCACGCCGGGCTGATCCCGGCCACGGCGCTGATCGGCGCCGTCTTCATGGTGTGGGTCGACGCCGTCTCCCGGGTGGCCTTCCAGCCCACGCCGCTGCCGGTCGGGGTCGGGACGGCGCTGGTGGGCGTGCCGGCCTTCGTGCTGATCCTGGTGCGGAAGAGGCGGGCGCTGTGA
- a CDS encoding ABC transporter substrate-binding protein, which produces MRTSSGRAGLTAVAAVLALTACGASEPVPVAEAVSGGENATDYPLVVENCGESVTIEAAPQRVVSLDQGSTEILLALGLGDRLVGTASWTDPVLPELEEANASVPRLADNAPSYEVLLGADPDFVTASFGRHFREGGVVQRPRLAESGIDSYLSPTDCEGPLVINGGGTRTTPLEIDSLYQEIRELAEVFDVSARGEELVAELQQRADAATDRIEASDRTMAFWFADTKSPYVAGGLGSANLLATTVGAENVFADLDDDWPAVGWETVVERDPDVLVLGDLQRDRFPGDRLADKEEFLATDPLTSTMGAVQDEAYIALHGAEMNPSIRFVDALEKLADGLDQIEQAP; this is translated from the coding sequence ATGCGCACGTCCTCCGGCCGGGCCGGCCTCACCGCCGTCGCCGCCGTCCTCGCCCTCACCGCCTGTGGTGCCTCCGAGCCGGTGCCGGTGGCCGAGGCGGTCAGCGGCGGCGAGAACGCCACCGACTACCCGCTCGTGGTGGAGAACTGCGGGGAGTCGGTGACCATCGAGGCCGCGCCGCAGCGGGTCGTCTCCCTCGACCAGGGCTCCACGGAGATCCTCCTCGCGCTCGGCCTCGGCGACCGCCTGGTGGGCACCGCCTCCTGGACCGACCCGGTCCTGCCCGAGCTGGAGGAGGCGAACGCCTCGGTGCCCCGGCTGGCCGACAACGCGCCCAGCTACGAGGTGCTCCTCGGTGCCGACCCCGACTTCGTCACCGCCTCCTTCGGCCGGCACTTCCGGGAGGGCGGTGTGGTGCAGCGACCCCGGTTGGCCGAGAGCGGGATCGACTCGTACCTCTCGCCGACCGACTGCGAGGGTCCGCTGGTCATCAACGGCGGGGGCACCCGGACGACGCCCCTGGAGATCGACTCGCTCTACCAGGAGATCCGGGAGCTGGCGGAGGTCTTCGACGTGTCCGCCCGTGGTGAGGAGCTGGTCGCGGAGCTGCAGCAGCGGGCCGACGCGGCGACCGACCGGATCGAGGCCAGCGACCGCACGATGGCCTTCTGGTTCGCCGACACGAAGAGCCCCTACGTGGCCGGTGGCCTGGGCTCGGCCAACCTGCTCGCCACCACCGTGGGTGCGGAGAACGTCTTCGCCGACCTGGACGACGACTGGCCCGCGGTCGGCTGGGAGACGGTGGTCGAGCGGGACCCGGACGTGCTGGTCCTCGGCGACCTGCAGCGCGACCGGTTCCCCGGGGACCGGCTGGCGGACAAGGAGGAGTTCCTGGCCACCGACCCGCTGACCAGCACGATGGGCGCCGTCCAGGACGAGGCCTACATCGCGCTGCACGGGGCCGAGATGAACCCCTCCATCCGCTTCGTCGACGCGCTGGAGAAGCTGGCCGACGGCCTGGACCAGATCGAGCAGGCACCCTGA
- a CDS encoding SRPBCC family protein: MTETAARVVRRQIVVQAPIDRAFATFTERFGDFKPPEHNLLGVPIAETVFDPVVGGHITDRGVDGSECRWARVLAFDPPDRVVFSWDISPQWQVETDPERTSEVEIRFLAEGPERTRVELEHRRLDRHGDGWEAVRDGVADDAGWPLYLAWYADLVSRGS; the protein is encoded by the coding sequence ATGACCGAGACAGCCGCCCGGGTGGTCCGCAGGCAGATCGTCGTGCAGGCGCCGATCGACCGGGCCTTCGCGACGTTCACCGAGCGGTTCGGTGACTTCAAGCCACCGGAGCACAACCTGCTCGGTGTGCCGATCGCCGAGACCGTGTTCGACCCGGTGGTCGGCGGCCACATCACCGACCGGGGCGTCGACGGCAGTGAGTGCCGCTGGGCGCGTGTCCTGGCCTTCGACCCGCCCGACCGGGTCGTCTTCAGCTGGGACATCAGTCCGCAGTGGCAGGTGGAGACAGATCCGGAGCGCACCAGTGAGGTGGAGATCCGGTTCCTCGCCGAGGGGCCGGAGCGCACCCGGGTCGAGCTGGAGCACCGCCGGCTCGACCGGCACGGCGACGGCTGGGAGGCCGTCCGCGACGGGGTCGCCGACGACGCCGGCTGGCCGCTGTACCTGGCCTGGTACGCCGACCTGGTGTCGCGGGGCAGCTGA
- a CDS encoding ArsR/SmtB family transcription factor yields the protein MAAHQERDGWEALGDPTRRAIVASLAERPQAVGELADALPISRPAVSQHLKVLKDAGLVIDRAAGTRRVYRLSPEGLGALRDQLDAFWRRALEGYQGSVEQEPDGHPTLEDP from the coding sequence GTGGCTGCTCACCAAGAGCGCGACGGCTGGGAGGCCCTGGGTGACCCCACCCGGCGCGCCATCGTCGCCTCGCTGGCCGAGCGACCACAGGCCGTGGGGGAGCTCGCCGACGCGCTGCCGATCAGCCGTCCGGCGGTCTCCCAGCACCTGAAGGTCCTCAAGGACGCCGGACTCGTCATCGACCGGGCCGCCGGCACTCGCCGGGTCTACCGGCTCAGCCCCGAGGGACTCGGTGCGCTGCGGGACCAGCTCGACGCGTTCTGGCGCCGCGCGCTGGAGGGCTACCAGGGCTCGGTCGAACAGGAGCCCGATGGACACCCGACGCTGGAGGACCCATGA
- a CDS encoding TrkH family potassium uptake protein: MTQGIRSPAGRPTPTRGFHHPGRVIAGAFAVAVAVGTALLSLPIAVAGPGRADLLTALFHATSAVCVTGLVTVDTGTYWSGFGQAVILLLIQAGGLGIMTLATLLALVLSRRLGLRARLIAQAETKALSAADVRRVVRRVVLFSLAVEAVVAVVLGIRFAVGYDQSLPSAAYHGVFHAISAFNNAGFGLDPQNLIPYVADPWISLTICAAVILGGLGFPVVFELAREWRTPKSWSVLTRITVIVTAVLLVGGTLVFLLAEAGNPGTLGPLGAGAKLLAAFTAAVMPRTAGFNNLDIAAYQPETLLLTDALMFIGGGSAGTAGGIKVTTFGLLAYVLWAEMRGDPDVEVGRRRVPATNQRQALAVALLGIGVIAVSTFVLEALTDFGFDLVLFEVVSAFSTVGLSAGITADLPPAGQVLIVLLMYIGRIGPLTLASGLALRDRARRHQLPEERTIVG, encoded by the coding sequence GTGACGCAGGGCATCCGCAGCCCGGCCGGCCGGCCGACGCCGACCCGCGGGTTCCACCACCCGGGGCGGGTCATCGCCGGCGCCTTTGCCGTGGCCGTCGCGGTCGGGACCGCGCTGCTGTCCCTGCCGATCGCCGTCGCCGGCCCCGGGCGCGCCGACCTGCTCACCGCGCTGTTCCACGCCACGTCCGCGGTGTGCGTGACCGGGCTGGTGACCGTCGACACCGGCACCTACTGGTCGGGCTTCGGCCAGGCGGTGATCCTGCTGCTCATCCAGGCCGGCGGCCTCGGGATCATGACGCTGGCCACCCTGCTCGCCCTGGTGCTCTCCCGCCGGCTGGGGCTGCGCGCCCGGCTCATCGCCCAGGCGGAGACCAAGGCGCTCTCCGCCGCGGACGTCCGCCGGGTCGTCCGCCGGGTGGTGCTCTTCAGCCTCGCGGTCGAGGCGGTGGTCGCCGTCGTCCTCGGGATCCGGTTCGCGGTCGGCTACGACCAGTCGCTGCCGTCGGCGGCCTACCACGGGGTCTTCCACGCCATCTCGGCGTTCAACAACGCGGGCTTCGGGCTGGACCCGCAGAACCTCATCCCCTACGTGGCCGACCCGTGGATCAGCCTGACGATCTGCGCCGCCGTCATCCTCGGTGGTCTGGGGTTCCCGGTGGTCTTCGAGCTGGCCCGCGAGTGGCGGACGCCGAAGAGCTGGTCGGTGCTCACCCGGATCACCGTCATCGTCACCGCCGTACTGCTCGTCGGCGGGACGCTCGTGTTCCTGCTCGCCGAGGCCGGCAACCCCGGCACCCTCGGCCCGCTGGGCGCCGGCGCCAAGCTGCTGGCCGCGTTCACCGCGGCGGTGATGCCGCGTACCGCAGGGTTCAACAACCTCGACATCGCCGCCTACCAGCCCGAGACGCTGCTGCTCACCGATGCGCTCATGTTCATCGGTGGCGGCAGCGCCGGCACGGCCGGCGGGATCAAGGTGACCACGTTCGGGCTGCTGGCCTACGTCCTGTGGGCGGAGATGCGCGGTGACCCCGACGTCGAGGTCGGCCGCCGCCGGGTGCCGGCGACGAACCAGCGCCAGGCGCTGGCGGTCGCACTGCTCGGCATCGGCGTGATCGCCGTCTCCACCTTCGTCCTGGAGGCGCTCACCGACTTCGGCTTCGACCTGGTGCTCTTCGAGGTCGTCTCCGCGTTCTCCACCGTCGGCCTGTCCGCGGGCATCACCGCCGACCTCCCGCCTGCCGGGCAGGTGCTGATCGTGCTGCTCATGTACATCGGCCGGATCGGGCCGCTCACCCTGGCCTCGGGGCTGGCGCTCCGCGACCGCGCCCGCCGGCACCAGCTCCCCGAGGAGAGGACCATCGTTGGCTAG
- a CDS encoding potassium channel family protein, with product MASHKDPVAVLGLGRFGTALALELARGGTEVLAVDNRPDIVQRLSGQLGQVVIADATDADALGEIGIADFSRVVVAIGGHLEASILATALLSELGIRDIWAKAVTRQQATILSRIGAHHVVFPEQEMGERIAHLVAGRLLDWVELDPQWVFAKTKPPREIVGVPLGQTGLRKKHHVTVVSVKPENSSSYTHADYDTVLTYGAEIVIAGRPAEVERFVELQ from the coding sequence TTGGCTAGCCACAAGGACCCCGTCGCCGTGCTCGGCCTGGGGCGGTTCGGCACCGCGCTCGCCCTGGAACTGGCCCGCGGTGGCACCGAGGTGCTCGCCGTGGACAACCGGCCCGACATCGTCCAGCGGCTGTCCGGGCAGCTGGGGCAGGTCGTCATCGCCGACGCCACCGACGCCGACGCGCTGGGCGAGATCGGCATCGCCGACTTCAGCCGCGTCGTCGTGGCCATCGGCGGCCACCTCGAGGCCAGCATCCTCGCCACGGCGCTGCTGTCCGAGCTCGGCATCCGCGACATCTGGGCCAAGGCCGTGACCCGGCAGCAGGCGACCATCCTCAGCCGCATCGGCGCCCATCACGTCGTCTTCCCCGAGCAGGAGATGGGCGAGCGGATCGCCCACCTGGTCGCCGGCCGGCTGCTGGACTGGGTGGAGCTGGACCCGCAGTGGGTGTTCGCCAAGACCAAGCCGCCGAGGGAGATCGTCGGCGTCCCGCTCGGCCAGACCGGCCTGCGCAAGAAGCACCACGTCACGGTGGTGTCGGTGAAGCCGGAGAACTCGTCGAGCTACACGCACGCCGACTACGACACCGTGCTCACCTACGGCGCCGAGATCGTCATCGCCGGGCGGCCGGCCGAGGTGGAGCGCTTCGTCGAGCTGCAGTGA
- a CDS encoding PepSY domain-containing protein: protein MRLRKRATVITAATALALAAAGGVALATTGGDDELGLPGTIPVEESALPEDDAAEQEALAELASVDEDAAGVAAVEAVGSGEVAGSELEEEDGFVVWEVAVRADDGSVHEVTVDAGDASVLGTERDDDDDEDELRQAGTVTVDESTLPADDAAEQTALAELASVDEDAAATAAVEAVDGGEVAWSHLEEENGSVVWEVGVRAADGSFHEVTVDAGDGSVLGTDRDDDADGDDD, encoded by the coding sequence ATGCGCCTTCGCAAGCGAGCCACCGTCATCACCGCCGCGACCGCCCTGGCGCTCGCCGCCGCCGGCGGTGTCGCACTCGCCACCACGGGCGGCGACGACGAGCTGGGTCTGCCCGGCACGATCCCCGTGGAGGAGTCGGCCCTGCCCGAGGACGACGCGGCGGAGCAGGAGGCCCTGGCCGAGCTGGCCTCCGTCGACGAGGACGCCGCGGGCGTCGCGGCGGTCGAGGCGGTCGGCAGCGGGGAGGTCGCCGGGAGCGAGCTGGAGGAGGAGGACGGGTTCGTCGTCTGGGAGGTCGCCGTCCGCGCCGACGACGGGTCGGTCCACGAGGTCACCGTCGACGCCGGGGACGCGAGCGTCCTGGGCACCGAGCGTGACGACGACGATGACGAGGACGAACTGCGCCAGGCGGGCACGGTCACCGTGGACGAGTCCACCCTCCCCGCGGACGACGCAGCCGAGCAGACGGCGCTGGCCGAGCTGGCCTCCGTCGACGAGGACGCCGCGGCCACCGCGGCGGTCGAGGCGGTCGATGGCGGAGAGGTGGCGTGGAGCCACCTGGAGGAGGAGAACGGGTCCGTCGTCTGGGAGGTGGGGGTCCGCGCGGCCGACGGTTCCTTCCACGAGGTCACCGTGGACGCCGGCGATGGCAGCGTGCTGGGGACCGACCGGGACGACGACGCTGACGGGGACGACGACTGA
- a CDS encoding response regulator transcription factor, which produces MRVLVVEDHDKMRDVLQRGLTEAGYAVDAVGDGVAAVSHAASRTYDAIVLDVMLPGMDGVEVCRTLRDRGVWTPVIMLTARDSITDRVRGLDHGADDYLVKPFAFTELLGRLRALLRRGGSPRPAVLRCGPLSLDPATRMVECRGEPVELSARELALLEFLLRNPERVLSRAVLVEHVWGLDYDGASNVVDVYVKYLRDKIDRRFDVDLLRTVRGAGYRLACADPGR; this is translated from the coding sequence ATGCGCGTGCTGGTCGTCGAGGACCACGACAAGATGCGCGACGTCCTCCAGCGGGGGCTGACCGAGGCGGGCTATGCCGTCGACGCCGTCGGCGACGGGGTCGCCGCGGTGTCCCACGCCGCGTCGCGGACGTACGACGCGATCGTGCTCGACGTGATGCTGCCGGGCATGGACGGCGTGGAGGTCTGCCGGACGTTGCGGGACCGGGGGGTCTGGACGCCGGTGATCATGCTCACCGCCCGGGACTCGATCACCGACCGGGTCCGAGGGCTCGACCACGGGGCGGACGACTACCTGGTCAAGCCGTTCGCCTTCACCGAGCTGCTCGGTCGTCTCCGGGCCCTGCTGCGGCGTGGCGGGTCGCCGCGGCCCGCGGTGTTGCGGTGCGGGCCGCTGTCGCTGGACCCGGCGACCCGCATGGTCGAGTGCCGCGGCGAGCCCGTCGAGCTGTCCGCGCGCGAGCTCGCGCTGCTGGAGTTCCTGCTGCGCAACCCGGAGCGGGTCCTGTCGCGAGCGGTGCTCGTGGAGCACGTGTGGGGCCTCGACTACGACGGTGCCTCCAACGTCGTCGACGTCTACGTGAAGTACCTGCGCGACAAGATCGACCGGCGGTTCGACGTCGACCTGTTGCGCACCGTCCGAGGCGCCGGCTATCGGCTGGCCTGTGCGGATCCGGGTCGTTGA